From a region of the Neobacillus niacini genome:
- a CDS encoding GNAT family N-acetyltransferase, translating into MFNVLKIEEIKSIESHIVLLSELLVKVVDDGASIGFLPPMKLSDARQYWQTVINPDVILFIAKINNEIVGTIQVHLCTKQNGLHRAEIAKLMTGPNARRKGVARALMKVAEERAVSEGRTLLVLDTRDGDPSNHLYQSIGFIPAGKIPNFALSGEGELDTTVIYYKNL; encoded by the coding sequence GTGTTTAATGTGCTAAAAATTGAAGAAATTAAATCGATTGAGTCCCATATAGTTCTGCTATCTGAACTATTGGTTAAAGTGGTGGATGACGGTGCGTCCATTGGTTTTTTACCACCTATGAAGCTATCAGATGCGAGACAATATTGGCAAACTGTAATAAATCCAGATGTCATTTTATTTATTGCGAAAATAAATAATGAAATCGTTGGAACCATCCAAGTTCATTTGTGTACTAAGCAGAACGGTCTTCATCGAGCTGAAATTGCAAAGCTAATGACAGGCCCCAATGCTAGACGCAAAGGGGTAGCCCGTGCATTAATGAAAGTTGCGGAGGAGCGAGCGGTAAGTGAGGGAAGAACGTTACTTGTCCTAGATACAAGAGACGGCGATCCCTCCAATCATCTCTATCAATCAATTGGATTTATTCCTGCTGGCAAAATTCCGAACTTTGCCCTATCGGGTGAAGGAGAACTAGATACCACTGTTATTTATTATAAAAATTTATAA
- a CDS encoding DUF429 domain-containing protein, protein MRVIGIDLSGPSNHKDTVLSLFEKHDSELKFLKLMKDVSDFQILEEIETQSKIDEVIIGIDAPLSYEDGGGDRQGDKLLRQFIISLGMKSGSIMPPTFNRMVYLTLRGIKLTREIANIKTINPISIVEVHPGAVIGSRLLHEDKQYVLNYKQDLSARTFIRNWLGEQHLKELPAFIDKESHTIDACAAALGAWHWKDPLFAPKWLLPANPPLHPYDYCC, encoded by the coding sequence ATGAGAGTGATAGGTATTGATTTATCAGGGCCAAGTAATCATAAAGATACAGTTTTATCGTTATTTGAAAAACATGATAGTGAATTGAAATTTCTTAAACTAATGAAAGATGTAAGTGATTTTCAGATATTAGAAGAAATTGAGACTCAAAGTAAGATCGATGAAGTGATCATTGGAATCGATGCCCCCTTGTCATATGAGGATGGTGGAGGGGATAGACAAGGCGATAAGCTTCTAAGACAATTTATTATTTCGTTGGGAATGAAATCTGGATCCATCATGCCACCGACTTTTAATCGAATGGTCTATCTTACTTTGAGAGGGATTAAACTTACAAGAGAAATTGCAAATATAAAAACTATCAACCCAATCTCGATCGTCGAAGTTCATCCAGGCGCTGTAATCGGTTCAAGACTTCTTCATGAAGATAAACAATATGTATTGAACTACAAACAAGATTTATCTGCGAGAACTTTTATACGAAACTGGCTTGGAGAGCAACATTTAAAAGAACTGCCTGCATTTATAGATAAAGAAAGTCATACAATTGATGCATGTGCAGCTGCCTTAGGAGCTTGGCATTGGAAGGATCCATTGTTTGCGCCAAAATGGCTGCTTCCTGCAAATCCTCCTCTTCATCCATATGACTATTGTTGTTAA
- a CDS encoding PhzF family phenazine biosynthesis protein — translation MRYYIVDVFAENKYEGNQLAVFIPEGKMEQTEMQNIAREMNFSETTFIMSGIQDNGGYDVKIFSPDSELPFAGHPTLGTAFIIKNFFDRSESSKIKLNLMVGQVPVVFEDQYAWMTQNQPEFGANLEIERIVDALQINREDINTDYPIEVVSTGLPSVIVHLNSLDAVSRCKINHIAFEKLLKDIGEVNLLVFTTETASPENDLNVRLFMCNSGFLEDPATGSANGNLAGYLIKHDFFHSNEISYRVEQGAFIGRPSLLKINAKKTDDHYLIQVGGRVIVISEGKWY, via the coding sequence GTGAGGTATTATATTGTTGATGTGTTTGCCGAAAACAAATATGAGGGAAATCAATTGGCTGTTTTTATTCCAGAGGGGAAAATGGAACAAACCGAAATGCAAAACATTGCCAGAGAAATGAACTTTTCTGAAACAACCTTTATTATGTCGGGCATACAGGATAATGGAGGATATGATGTTAAGATTTTTTCTCCCGATTCTGAATTACCTTTTGCCGGACATCCGACCCTTGGAACAGCCTTTATCATTAAAAACTTTTTCGACCGTTCAGAAAGCAGTAAAATTAAATTAAATTTAATGGTTGGGCAGGTTCCTGTTGTTTTTGAAGATCAATACGCCTGGATGACCCAAAACCAACCTGAATTCGGCGCTAATCTTGAGATTGAAAGAATTGTAGACGCACTTCAAATTAATCGTGAAGACATTAATACTGATTATCCAATTGAAGTGGTTTCAACAGGATTGCCTAGTGTTATTGTCCATTTGAATTCATTGGATGCCGTAAGTCGTTGTAAAATAAATCATATTGCTTTTGAGAAACTTTTAAAGGATATTGGAGAAGTGAATTTACTTGTTTTTACAACGGAAACTGCAAGCCCTGAAAACGACCTTAACGTAAGATTATTTATGTGTAATTCAGGGTTTTTAGAGGACCCGGCAACAGGCAGTGCAAATGGGAATTTAGCAGGTTATCTGATAAAACATGACTTTTTCCATTCAAATGAAATCAGCTATCGTGTCGAGCAAGGGGCTTTTATTGGCAGACCATCGCTACTAAAAATAAATGCCAAAAAGACCGATGACCACTATCTCATTCAAGTTGGCGGGCGCGTTATTGTCATTTCAGAAGGTAAGTGGTATTAA
- a CDS encoding MFS transporter codes for MQTLPQTQPVKKYIPLSFFVIFLGYLVFGLSENIKGPAIPQMQIDYGIDELQVGFLLAINSIGFLIACSFTGAFSSKAGIKLTSLLAFGMMALSGVFIYFSSNFAVFSVSYFIMYLGNGMLEIALAILAARIFTKNTGFMMNLSHFFYGLSSTAAPLMAAGLMGVTFFGGRELGWQGMYLLMLSLCIIPMIPAFFSTLPVDKTTSHERLPIKMFLKDRVAWFIIIILSFGVILELSIAGWLVNFLERSFLWSSTAASGMLSIFFLCFMIGRLLLGFVTDKIGFMISIIVFSGLAGITTILATLFGPSGVWLYAAAGFGIAPVYPTVMALIAKRYPTGLDAAITVTVTVMGIVVVISNLFLGALIEFFKRWFTSLLGAEMGLMRGFQAGFIFIGVCGVLCSVFSIILYRYLKMRNEVM; via the coding sequence ATGCAAACATTGCCACAAACACAACCGGTAAAGAAATACATACCACTTTCATTTTTTGTTATTTTTCTAGGATACCTAGTTTTTGGGTTATCTGAGAATATCAAGGGACCTGCGATTCCTCAAATGCAAATCGATTATGGAATTGATGAATTGCAGGTTGGGTTTCTATTAGCGATTAACTCAATTGGGTTTTTAATCGCTTGCAGCTTTACTGGTGCTTTTTCATCTAAAGCCGGCATTAAGCTTACGAGTCTGCTAGCGTTTGGAATGATGGCATTATCAGGTGTATTCATTTATTTTTCTAGTAATTTTGCCGTTTTTTCGGTTTCCTATTTCATTATGTATTTAGGAAATGGGATGTTAGAAATAGCCCTGGCGATTTTGGCTGCAAGAATCTTTACAAAAAATACTGGTTTTATGATGAACCTGTCTCATTTCTTTTATGGACTTAGTTCTACGGCTGCTCCTTTGATGGCGGCCGGCTTAATGGGCGTGACATTTTTTGGGGGACGTGAGCTAGGCTGGCAGGGAATGTATTTATTGATGCTTTCATTATGTATCATCCCCATGATCCCAGCATTTTTCAGTACACTTCCAGTGGATAAAACAACGTCTCACGAACGCCTGCCTATTAAGATGTTCTTAAAGGATCGGGTAGCATGGTTCATTATTATCATTCTTTCATTTGGAGTAATCCTGGAACTTTCAATTGCCGGCTGGCTTGTTAACTTTCTAGAGAGGTCTTTTCTATGGAGTTCAACGGCAGCCTCTGGTATGTTATCGATCTTTTTCCTCTGTTTTATGATAGGAAGGTTACTTTTAGGATTTGTAACCGATAAAATAGGTTTTATGATCTCAATCATTGTTTTTTCAGGTCTAGCTGGAATTACAACGATATTGGCCACATTATTTGGACCATCAGGGGTATGGTTATATGCGGCAGCTGGTTTCGGTATTGCTCCCGTCTATCCGACAGTAATGGCATTGATTGCCAAAAGATATCCTACTGGACTTGACGCTGCCATTACCGTTACTGTAACCGTAATGGGAATTGTGGTGGTTATCAGCAATTTATTCCTAGGAGCACTGATTGAGTTTTTTAAAAGATGGTTTACGAGTCTTCTTGGAGCTGAAATGGGTCTCATGAGAGGATTTCAGGCCGGATTTATTTTTATTGGCGTCTGTGGGGTTTTATGTTCTGTTTTTAGTATTATTTTGTATCGGTATTTAAAGATGCGGAATGAAGTGATGTAA
- a CDS encoding permease: MKSQLFLQMNTIFISILIEALPFILLGVLISGIIQIFVTEEMMARIIPKNKILAVFSAAFIGAIFPACECGIVPITRRLMAKGVPLYAAIPFMLTGPVINPIVLFSTYIAFGNNWDMVLYRGGIALLIALIVGGLLSIQFKDSQLKNDVADHVHRKSFKGKFIGMLKHSIDELFSVGKFLILGAFVAAFIQTTVKTATLLDIGQGPLSSNLVMMGLAYVLSLCSEADAFVAASFRSTFSTGSLVAFLVFGPMLDIKNTLMLLGTFKANFVVYLMGYITILVAIITLFIK; the protein is encoded by the coding sequence ATGAAGAGCCAATTATTCTTGCAAATGAATACGATCTTTATAAGTATATTAATTGAGGCATTGCCTTTTATCTTGTTAGGGGTATTAATATCAGGGATTATCCAGATTTTTGTAACGGAAGAAATGATGGCTCGGATTATTCCGAAAAACAAAATACTTGCCGTTTTTTCTGCTGCTTTCATAGGTGCTATTTTTCCTGCTTGTGAGTGTGGAATTGTTCCAATTACGCGACGTTTAATGGCAAAAGGTGTTCCACTTTATGCAGCAATCCCTTTTATGCTTACTGGTCCAGTGATAAATCCTATCGTGTTGTTTTCCACTTATATTGCATTTGGGAACAATTGGGATATGGTCTTGTATCGTGGAGGGATCGCCCTACTGATTGCTCTCATTGTGGGTGGGTTACTTTCCATTCAATTTAAGGATTCTCAGTTAAAGAATGATGTAGCTGACCATGTTCATCGGAAATCATTTAAAGGAAAATTTATTGGCATGCTAAAGCACTCAATTGATGAGCTGTTTTCAGTTGGGAAATTCTTAATCCTTGGTGCGTTTGTTGCGGCATTCATTCAAACCACGGTAAAAACAGCTACCTTGCTCGACATTGGACAAGGTCCGTTATCTTCTAACCTGGTTATGATGGGTCTCGCTTATGTTCTTTCGTTATGCTCAGAGGCGGATGCCTTTGTAGCAGCATCATTTAGAAGTACATTCTCAACAGGTTCCCTTGTTGCCTTTCTTGTTTTTGGACCGATGCTGGATATTAAGAATACGTTAATGCTCTTAGGAACATTCAAAGCGAATTTTGTTGTGTATTTGATGGGCTATATAACCATCTTGGTCGCCATAATAACGTTATTTATTAAGTAG
- a CDS encoding TIGR03943 family putative permease subunit, which produces MLRTLILIGLTYLFMHLHASGDISKYINMKYSYLSYSAIYILAIFTFISIYFYIKEDQHDHDQCGDDCGHSHEENTWWKRAITNGVFIIPILTGLFLPVATLDSNIVEKKGFYFPVYEDSDSTSKQQFLQPDTSVYYGQDDYDDLMAKSLKKLLKKDTLELNESNYLTDLESIYNYPGQFIGKEVKITGFSYSTDELAANQKFLFRFGIIHCVADSGVFGMLVELPEDINPKNDEWLTVSGKLETIYYQPFKKTIPYLKVTSWETISPPEDPYVYRQY; this is translated from the coding sequence ATGTTAAGAACACTCATATTAATTGGATTAACGTATTTATTTATGCATTTGCACGCCTCAGGTGATATCTCCAAGTATATCAATATGAAATATTCATATCTCTCTTATTCTGCCATTTATATTCTGGCCATTTTTACTTTTATTAGTATTTATTTTTATATAAAAGAAGATCAACATGATCATGATCAATGTGGAGATGATTGTGGGCATTCACATGAAGAAAATACTTGGTGGAAAAGAGCAATAACCAATGGAGTATTTATTATTCCGATTTTGACAGGTCTGTTTCTGCCTGTCGCAACGCTTGATTCGAATATTGTTGAGAAAAAAGGCTTTTATTTTCCTGTTTATGAAGACAGCGATTCAACAAGTAAGCAGCAATTTTTACAACCCGATACAAGTGTTTATTATGGACAAGATGACTACGATGATTTAATGGCTAAATCGTTAAAGAAATTATTGAAAAAAGATACGCTTGAACTTAATGAAAGCAACTATTTAACCGATTTAGAATCCATCTATAATTATCCTGGACAATTTATTGGCAAAGAAGTGAAAATAACAGGATTCTCCTATAGCACAGATGAATTAGCTGCGAACCAAAAATTTCTATTTCGATTTGGAATTATTCACTGTGTTGCAGATTCGGGCGTGTTTGGAATGTTAGTGGAGCTTCCTGAGGATATTAACCCTAAAAATGATGAGTGGCTTACGGTAAGTGGAAAACTCGAAACCATCTACTATCAGCCCTTTAAGAAAACCATCCCGTATCTCAAAGTGACTTCATGGGAGACGATTAGTCCACCAGAGGATCCTTATGTGTATCGTCAATATTAA
- a CDS encoding TIGR03943 family putative permease subunit, with protein sequence MSFHFQQAVRAFILLAFSVLLFKLHFTSEMTKFINPKYEGLSQSASVLFLILFMIQTTRIWTVKENSQHHHCHHDSHDHNCSHDHGFSPFNTKKLIAYVIIVFPLVTGFLLPAKVLDASIADKKGGLAVLTNQKSEKEIDEKPAHNISQQEDPVINGDLVDLSRLEELVYTKDEYNQLIQHLLQSSTIKMNDDIFSTYYDEIQTDIEKFKGREIELKGFVYKEEGLEQDQLVLSRFLITHCVADASIIGFISELPEASSLKENTWIEVKGVLGTTNFNGTELPIIKITTWKKINEPKEPYLYPISVKIL encoded by the coding sequence GTGAGTTTTCATTTTCAGCAGGCTGTCAGAGCGTTTATTTTATTAGCTTTTTCTGTCCTGCTTTTTAAGCTTCATTTTACTAGCGAAATGACAAAGTTTATTAATCCAAAATATGAGGGCTTAAGCCAGTCTGCTTCTGTATTATTTTTAATATTGTTTATGATCCAAACCACAAGGATATGGACTGTTAAGGAAAACAGCCAGCATCACCACTGTCATCACGATTCTCACGACCATAATTGTAGTCACGACCATGGATTCTCTCCTTTTAATACAAAAAAATTAATCGCTTATGTTATTATTGTTTTTCCGTTAGTCACTGGGTTCCTGCTCCCTGCGAAGGTGCTCGACGCCTCAATCGCTGATAAAAAAGGTGGTTTGGCTGTATTAACCAATCAGAAGTCAGAGAAGGAAATAGATGAAAAGCCTGCACATAACATTAGTCAACAGGAAGACCCTGTTATTAATGGAGATCTTGTTGACCTTTCACGTCTCGAAGAATTAGTTTATACAAAAGATGAATATAATCAATTAATACAACATCTTTTACAAAGCTCGACTATTAAGATGAATGATGATATTTTTTCTACTTACTATGACGAAATTCAAACGGACATCGAGAAATTTAAAGGGCGAGAAATCGAGTTAAAAGGATTTGTTTATAAAGAAGAAGGTCTTGAACAAGACCAACTTGTGCTATCAAGATTTTTGATAACCCATTGCGTTGCAGATGCCAGCATTATTGGATTCATATCAGAGTTACCGGAGGCCTCATCACTTAAAGAAAATACTTGGATTGAAGTGAAAGGTGTTTTGGGTACCACGAACTTTAATGGCACAGAGCTTCCTATCATAAAAATTACCACATGGAAAAAAATCAATGAACCAAAGGAACCTTATCTCTATCCGATAAGTGTGAAAATTCTTTAG
- a CDS encoding permease, which translates to MYRIVRNNIIELTGIMIIVLALLLLSFSTSFKLSFDLPPSLLNLNTIFLSILIEALPFVLIGVLIAGVIQIFVTEEHIQRWIPKNKVLAIIMSCIIGALFPACECGIVPIVRRLVGKGVPIHASIGFMLTGPLINPIVIASTYMAFGNDFKIAGLRMGLGFFVAILVALFVSVIFKGNQLKSPIHTSSSPTPSKKESLSTRFWSMLTHSIDEFFDMGKYLVMGAFLAAFVQTYLPAKSLLEAGSGTVSSLSVMMGLAYVLSLCSEADAFIGASFSSIFPTPAILGFLIFGPMMDLKNTLMMLSVFRLKFVIGVLALIISVIFITIMSVQSFI; encoded by the coding sequence ATGTATCGCATTGTTCGCAATAATATCATAGAACTTACGGGTATTATGATCATTGTTTTAGCACTTTTACTGCTTTCATTTAGTACCAGCTTTAAACTTTCATTCGATTTACCTCCGTCTCTATTAAATCTAAACACGATATTTCTAAGTATTTTAATAGAGGCACTGCCATTTGTTCTAATAGGGGTCCTCATCGCGGGTGTGATTCAAATATTTGTCACCGAAGAACATATTCAACGCTGGATTCCCAAAAATAAGGTTTTAGCTATAATCATGAGTTGTATAATTGGTGCCCTCTTTCCTGCATGTGAATGTGGTATAGTTCCCATCGTCCGTCGTCTTGTCGGGAAAGGCGTACCAATTCATGCTTCAATTGGATTTATGTTGACAGGTCCGCTAATTAATCCAATTGTGATTGCATCTACTTATATGGCATTTGGGAACGATTTTAAGATTGCGGGATTAAGAATGGGGTTAGGTTTTTTTGTCGCTATACTGGTTGCATTGTTTGTCAGCGTTATTTTTAAGGGAAATCAATTAAAGTCTCCTATCCATACAAGTTCTTCACCAACACCCTCAAAAAAAGAATCTCTTTCAACAAGATTTTGGTCGATGTTAACCCATTCCATTGATGAGTTTTTTGATATGGGTAAATACCTGGTCATGGGAGCTTTTTTAGCTGCATTTGTACAAACCTATCTCCCGGCAAAATCTCTCTTGGAAGCTGGCAGCGGAACGGTATCCTCCCTATCTGTCATGATGGGATTAGCTTACGTTTTATCACTTTGTTCTGAAGCAGATGCCTTTATCGGTGCTTCCTTCAGCAGTATTTTTCCAACTCCAGCCATTTTAGGGTTCTTAATCTTTGGTCCAATGATGGATTTAAAAAACACCCTAATGATGCTGAGCGTATTCCGATTGAAGTTTGTTATCGGTGTGTTAGCTTTAATCATTTCGGTCATCTTTATTACTATCATGTCGGTGCAAAGCTTCATTTAA